From a single Methanofollis sp. W23 genomic region:
- a CDS encoding bifunctional alpha,alpha-trehalose-phosphate synthase (UDP-forming)/trehalose-phosphatase, which produces MISNRLPYHIHHDGEKYRVEPSIGGLATGLASYYQEHNCAWVGWPGLDAGSLGEEGMRTVAALLEEQACLPVFLDADEVEGYYDGFCNSTIWPLFHYFHTSSTWDRASWETYLRVNQAFCEATVREYRPGDIIWVHDYHLLLLPAMLRRALPKAAIGFFNHIPFPSYEIFRILPWRREILEGLLGADLIGFHTFDYVRHFTDSVRRILGHQHTSGEILTGNRLVKVDTFPMGIDYTRYSKAVEEPGVREEAARLRRKYGGRRVILSFDRLDYTKGIPQRLHAFDLFLQRHPEYRDEVVLIVVAVPSRTAVHKYQTLKRQVDRLVGEITGRHGTIDWAPVRYLYDVLPFETLVALYQIADVAFVTSLRDGMNLMAKEFVATKHDGLGVLVLSEMAGAAAELGEAVIVNPFNTEEMVAALEEALTMPENEQVRRNRWMQERLRRYHVLHWANDFMQRLEATKVRQRELEASLLSTEQRETMVQRYQEAGRRLLLLDYDGTLAPFVSRPEHAVPDPPLLSLLGGLATEKGTEVVMISGRDRRTLAEWFGSLAVGLIAEHGVWACRPGGEWQRTAPLQQEWKEEIRPVLERYVDRTPGSFIEEKDFSLVWHYRMADPDLASARVKELKSMLFDLTAHRDLDIMEGSRVLEVKNAGYNKGRAAAEWLDDGPWDFVLGVGDDWTDEYLFEALPEGACSVKVGMGLSKARMHVRSLREVRALLEDCLSPEGGQEI; this is translated from the coding sequence ATTATCTCAAACAGACTCCCGTACCACATCCACCATGACGGCGAAAAATACCGCGTGGAGCCAAGCATCGGCGGCCTTGCGACCGGACTTGCATCCTATTACCAGGAGCACAACTGCGCCTGGGTCGGGTGGCCAGGCCTCGACGCGGGAAGCCTCGGCGAGGAAGGGATGCGCACCGTCGCCGCTCTCCTTGAGGAACAGGCATGCCTCCCGGTCTTCCTCGACGCCGATGAGGTCGAGGGCTACTATGACGGCTTCTGCAACTCCACCATCTGGCCGCTCTTCCATTATTTCCACACCAGCAGCACCTGGGACCGCGCCTCATGGGAGACCTATCTCAGGGTGAACCAGGCTTTCTGCGAGGCGACCGTCAGGGAATACCGTCCCGGCGACATCATCTGGGTGCACGACTACCACCTCCTCCTCCTCCCTGCCATGCTCCGCAGGGCACTCCCAAAGGCCGCCATCGGGTTCTTCAACCACATCCCCTTCCCATCCTACGAGATCTTCAGGATCCTCCCCTGGCGCAGGGAGATCCTCGAAGGTCTCCTCGGCGCCGACCTCATCGGGTTCCACACCTTCGACTATGTCCGCCACTTCACCGACAGTGTCAGGCGGATCCTGGGGCACCAGCACACCTCAGGCGAGATCCTGACCGGCAACCGCCTGGTGAAGGTGGACACCTTCCCGATGGGCATCGACTATACCAGGTACTCGAAGGCGGTCGAAGAACCAGGAGTCAGGGAAGAGGCCGCACGGCTGCGCCGAAAATACGGCGGCAGACGGGTCATCCTCTCCTTCGACCGCCTCGACTACACCAAGGGGATCCCGCAGCGCCTGCACGCCTTCGACCTCTTCCTCCAGCGCCACCCCGAGTACAGGGACGAAGTGGTCCTTATCGTCGTCGCGGTCCCGTCCCGCACCGCGGTCCACAAATACCAGACTCTCAAGCGGCAGGTGGACCGACTGGTCGGCGAGATCACCGGGCGGCACGGCACCATCGACTGGGCCCCGGTCAGATACCTCTACGACGTCCTCCCCTTCGAGACACTCGTCGCCCTCTACCAGATCGCCGACGTCGCCTTCGTCACCTCTCTGCGGGACGGGATGAACCTGATGGCCAAGGAGTTCGTGGCCACCAAACACGACGGACTCGGGGTTCTGGTCCTGAGCGAGATGGCCGGCGCCGCCGCCGAACTTGGCGAGGCGGTCATCGTCAACCCCTTCAACACCGAAGAGATGGTCGCCGCCCTCGAAGAGGCCCTCACCATGCCAGAAAACGAACAGGTGCGGCGGAACCGCTGGATGCAGGAACGGCTCAGGCGTTACCATGTGCTCCACTGGGCCAACGACTTCATGCAACGCCTTGAGGCGACAAAGGTACGACAGAGAGAACTGGAAGCATCGCTCCTCTCGACCGAACAGAGAGAGACGATGGTCCAGAGGTACCAGGAGGCAGGGCGGCGTCTCCTCCTCCTCGACTATGACGGCACCCTTGCCCCGTTTGTCTCCAGGCCCGAGCATGCCGTCCCCGACCCTCCCCTCCTCTCCCTGCTCGGGGGCCTGGCCACCGAGAAGGGGACCGAGGTGGTGATGATCAGCGGCCGGGACCGCCGGACCCTGGCCGAGTGGTTCGGCAGCCTTGCCGTCGGGCTCATCGCCGAGCACGGGGTCTGGGCCTGCCGCCCTGGCGGCGAGTGGCAGCGGACCGCCCCTCTCCAGCAGGAGTGGAAGGAGGAGATCAGGCCGGTCCTTGAACGCTATGTCGACCGGACCCCAGGCTCGTTCATCGAGGAGAAAGACTTCTCCCTGGTCTGGCACTACCGGATGGCCGACCCCGACCTGGCCTCAGCACGCGTGAAAGAGTTGAAGAGTATGCTCTTTGACCTGACCGCCCACCGCGACCTCGACATCATGGAAGGGAGCCGGGTGCTCGAGGTGAAGAACGCGGGTTATAACAAGGGACGGGCGGCGGCTGAATGGCTTGACGACGGGCCATGGGATTTTGTCCTCGGCGTGGGAGACGACTGGACCGACGAGTATCTCTTCGAGGCTCTCCCTGAAGGGGCGTGCTCGGTCAAGGTCGGGATGGGGCTTTCCAAGGCCAGGATGCATGTACGGTCGCTCAGGGAGGTGCGGGCCCTCCTCGAAGACTGCCTCAGCCCCGAGGGCGGGCAAGAGATATAA
- a CDS encoding Glu/Leu/Phe/Val dehydrogenase, giving the protein MTNKNPFENVKKQICSCTEFLGIPSNVEEFLKTPMREIHVALPVRMDDGTVRVFQGFRVQYNCALGPAKGGIRFHPHETIDTIRSLAALMTWKCALLDLPLGGGKGGIICNPKELSEGELERLSRAYIRAIYKDIGPECDVPAPDVYTNAQIMTWMMDEYSTLVGHNACGVITGKPLLLGGSAGRGDATARGGWHVLREAAKDHGIDLTQAKIAIQGFGNAGSHAATLGRELGCTIVAVSDSHGAVYNEEGLDLKKLAAHKAKTGSVKDFEGAETITNDDLLALKVDILIPAALENAINETNADKVQATIVGELANGPISPEGDAILFKKGITVIPDFLCNSGGVTVSYFEMVQNFSLDRWEEADVQARLGKKMTRAYHEVAEITREHGISMRQAAYTLSMKRVVDAMKLRGWV; this is encoded by the coding sequence ATGACCAATAAGAACCCCTTTGAAAACGTCAAGAAGCAGATCTGCTCGTGTACCGAATTCCTCGGCATACCCTCCAATGTCGAAGAGTTCCTCAAGACCCCGATGCGTGAGATCCACGTCGCCCTCCCTGTACGGATGGACGACGGCACCGTCCGCGTCTTCCAGGGTTTCCGTGTCCAGTACAACTGTGCCCTTGGCCCTGCCAAGGGAGGGATCAGGTTCCATCCCCACGAGACCATCGACACCATCCGCTCGCTCGCGGCCCTGATGACCTGGAAATGTGCGCTCCTCGACCTCCCGCTCGGCGGCGGCAAGGGCGGCATCATCTGCAACCCCAAGGAACTCTCAGAGGGTGAACTCGAACGCCTGAGCCGTGCCTATATCAGGGCGATCTACAAGGACATCGGCCCCGAATGCGACGTCCCGGCCCCTGACGTCTACACCAACGCCCAGATCATGACCTGGATGATGGACGAGTACTCGACCCTTGTCGGCCACAATGCCTGCGGGGTCATCACCGGCAAGCCGCTCCTCCTCGGAGGTTCGGCAGGCAGGGGCGACGCCACCGCCCGCGGCGGCTGGCATGTCCTCAGAGAGGCGGCAAAGGACCACGGGATCGACCTTACCCAGGCAAAGATCGCGATCCAGGGCTTCGGGAACGCCGGGTCGCACGCCGCCACCCTTGGCAGAGAACTCGGGTGCACCATCGTCGCGGTCAGCGACAGCCACGGTGCGGTCTACAACGAGGAAGGGCTCGACCTCAAGAAACTCGCCGCCCACAAGGCAAAGACCGGCTCGGTCAAGGACTTCGAGGGCGCCGAGACCATCACCAACGACGACCTTCTTGCCCTGAAGGTCGACATCCTCATCCCGGCGGCACTTGAGAACGCCATCAACGAGACGAACGCCGACAAGGTCCAGGCGACGATCGTTGGGGAACTTGCAAACGGTCCGATCTCGCCTGAAGGCGACGCAATCCTCTTCAAGAAGGGCATCACCGTTATCCCCGACTTCCTCTGCAACTCAGGCGGGGTAACAGTCTCGTACTTCGAGATGGTCCAGAACTTCTCCCTCGACCGCTGGGAGGAGGCCGACGTCCAGGCCCGTCTCGGCAAAAAGATGACCCGCGCCTACCACGAGGTCGCCGAGATCACCAGGGAGCACGGCATCTCCATGCGCCAGGCCGCCTACACCCTCTCCATGAAGCGCGTCGTCGACGCCATGAAGCTGCGTGGCTGGGTCTAA
- a CDS encoding lectin like domain-containing protein, whose product MNFNILKGLAGAFLCACLLLWVAAPAASALEVTEAPLNPEFVQYLEEKEAPTERMMMSAAAPIEEGDPTDALCGEIPSPVTVAWPEESEVQTTSAFNPAPSESRYDLRDEGRVGSVKDQGHCGSCWSFAAMGSLESTLLPGEVWDFSENNLKNTHGLDYTYKEGGNAYMATAYFSRWSGPVNESDDPYREASGVSPTGLTVQKHVQDVDFLPKRTERANVTLIKQAVKEHGGVYSSMYWSNGFYDEEHASYYDPWLVGGGHAVLIVGWDDTYSKDNFTFTPPGDGAFIVRNSWNADWGDDGYFYQSYYDADRGCKAVFTAEDTDNYRDVYYHDPLGWTSALGLGSETAYAANVFTATSGNSLGAVGFFTPAPNAAYEVSVYVDPTDGPISADGPVTTISGTQVLPGYHTHPLTTPVPLVPGQTFSVVMKLTTPNYYQPLAVERPIAGFSTGAEASAGESYISADGVEWEDLTVNAPNTNVCLKAYTVYEEPKLSFSTDQASLNSGDETEVAITMSRAPWGLAGYEMDVSVADPEIATVTGASFPAWATLNLSRETDGGLMMRAVDLEDAVRAGDEDVVLGTVRVKALIGGSSDLQIAVRQIDADGGDLVTTRANTSSVKVTPAGETEQVEKVNLDVPGCTFDGENVSVEASGDVQISEDRKGITLHQGSFDLIIGTAGEVTEEDGVINATVESILLQTRSLAVRSDETGEVHGSVMADLDSMPEGAAVTTALRIRASGDAMKGFEDAAAENGLTIDALAAALQVQTTGLTDGEEITSATVLIRAPTAWVEAHGGAENVTIVRYGDDGTTAFLQTHVQGTEGGMTTFAAVSPEGFCEFGLVAVSAIPVTPTPEPTTPEPTPEPTTPEPTPEPTTPEPTPEPTTPEPTSAPVSSSNGGGGRSSTSVGTAGTLEAGENVTLTMNGNMPVTEVALTADEAVGDLMVIIERASMPAEYEGEVYACMEASLRHVPAERVKDVTMHFGVPTSWLKEHECTAEDVVMLRYDGTAWETLKTTVLGEEYGQALFSAETDGFSTFAIAVGTTASAAHGAEENVTPTVTQTVTVTEPEETATPAQTPTQKAPLPLWPALVAAGAAALLARKH is encoded by the coding sequence ATGAATTTCAACATACTGAAAGGTCTGGCAGGCGCATTCCTCTGCGCCTGTCTCCTTCTCTGGGTCGCGGCCCCGGCGGCCTCCGCACTGGAGGTGACCGAGGCACCGCTCAACCCTGAGTTTGTACAATATCTTGAGGAGAAAGAGGCCCCGACCGAACGCATGATGATGTCGGCCGCCGCCCCGATCGAAGAAGGCGACCCCACCGACGCACTCTGCGGCGAGATCCCCTCGCCGGTGACCGTTGCCTGGCCTGAAGAGAGCGAGGTGCAGACCACCTCGGCCTTCAATCCCGCCCCCTCGGAGAGCCGTTACGACCTCCGCGACGAAGGCCGCGTCGGTTCGGTGAAGGACCAGGGCCACTGCGGGAGTTGCTGGTCGTTTGCGGCCATGGGCTCCCTTGAGTCCACCCTCCTCCCAGGCGAGGTCTGGGACTTCTCTGAGAACAACCTGAAAAACACCCATGGTCTGGACTATACCTACAAAGAGGGTGGGAACGCCTACATGGCCACCGCCTACTTCTCCCGCTGGTCTGGCCCGGTGAACGAGTCCGACGATCCCTACCGCGAGGCCTCGGGCGTCTCCCCCACCGGCCTCACTGTCCAGAAGCATGTCCAGGACGTGGACTTCCTCCCCAAGCGGACCGAGCGTGCCAATGTCACCCTGATCAAGCAGGCGGTCAAGGAGCACGGCGGGGTCTACTCCTCGATGTACTGGTCGAACGGGTTCTACGACGAAGAGCATGCAAGTTACTATGACCCCTGGCTCGTCGGCGGCGGCCACGCCGTCCTGATCGTGGGCTGGGACGATACCTACAGCAAGGACAACTTCACCTTCACCCCACCGGGTGACGGTGCGTTCATCGTGAGGAACTCATGGAACGCTGACTGGGGCGACGACGGCTACTTCTACCAGTCGTACTATGACGCCGACCGCGGCTGCAAGGCGGTCTTCACGGCAGAAGATACCGACAACTACCGCGACGTCTACTACCACGACCCGCTGGGATGGACTTCGGCACTCGGGCTTGGGAGCGAGACGGCGTACGCCGCCAACGTCTTCACCGCCACCTCGGGCAACAGCCTTGGGGCGGTCGGGTTCTTCACCCCGGCGCCGAACGCCGCCTACGAGGTCTCGGTCTATGTCGACCCGACCGACGGCCCCATCTCGGCAGACGGTCCGGTGACGACCATCTCAGGCACCCAGGTCCTGCCTGGCTACCACACCCACCCGCTCACGACGCCGGTGCCCCTGGTGCCTGGCCAGACATTCTCGGTGGTCATGAAACTCACGACGCCGAACTACTACCAGCCCCTGGCGGTCGAGCGACCGATCGCAGGGTTCTCGACCGGCGCAGAGGCGTCGGCAGGCGAGAGTTATATCAGCGCTGACGGGGTTGAGTGGGAAGACCTCACTGTCAACGCTCCCAACACCAATGTCTGCCTGAAGGCCTACACGGTCTACGAGGAGCCGAAGCTCTCGTTCAGCACCGACCAGGCCTCCCTGAATTCGGGCGACGAGACCGAGGTTGCCATCACGATGAGCCGCGCCCCATGGGGGCTTGCCGGCTATGAGATGGACGTCTCGGTCGCCGACCCTGAGATCGCCACCGTCACCGGCGCTTCCTTCCCGGCCTGGGCGACGCTCAACCTCTCGCGCGAGACCGACGGCGGTCTTATGATGCGGGCGGTCGACCTGGAGGACGCTGTCCGTGCAGGCGACGAGGACGTCGTGCTCGGCACGGTGAGGGTGAAAGCCCTCATCGGTGGGTCTTCAGATCTCCAGATCGCCGTGCGGCAGATCGATGCCGACGGCGGCGACCTGGTCACCACCAGGGCGAACACGAGCAGTGTCAAGGTCACTCCGGCCGGCGAGACCGAGCAGGTCGAGAAGGTGAACCTTGACGTGCCGGGATGCACCTTCGATGGTGAGAATGTCTCGGTCGAGGCCTCTGGAGATGTCCAGATTTCTGAGGACAGGAAGGGTATCACGCTTCACCAGGGATCCTTTGACCTGATCATCGGGACCGCAGGAGAGGTGACCGAGGAAGACGGCGTCATCAACGCTACTGTTGAGAGCATCCTCCTCCAGACCAGGTCGCTTGCGGTCAGGTCAGACGAGACCGGCGAGGTCCATGGCTCGGTCATGGCAGACCTCGACAGTATGCCAGAAGGCGCGGCGGTCACCACGGCCCTGAGGATCAGGGCCAGCGGCGACGCGATGAAGGGCTTCGAGGATGCGGCTGCAGAGAATGGGTTGACGATCGATGCCCTTGCCGCCGCCCTCCAGGTCCAGACCACTGGACTCACCGACGGGGAGGAGATCACCAGCGCCACGGTGCTGATACGCGCCCCGACCGCATGGGTGGAGGCGCACGGCGGTGCGGAGAATGTCACGATCGTACGCTATGGGGACGATGGGACTACGGCCTTCCTCCAGACGCATGTCCAGGGGACCGAAGGCGGCATGACCACCTTTGCCGCCGTCTCGCCTGAGGGTTTCTGCGAGTTCGGGCTTGTGGCGGTCTCTGCGATACCGGTCACGCCGACTCCTGAGCCTACGACTCCTGAACCGACTCCCGAGCCCACGACTCCTGAACCGACTCCCGAGCCCACGACTCCTGAACCGACTCCCGAGCCCACGACTCCTGAACCGACCTCAGCCCCTGTCTCCTCCTCGAATGGAGGCGGCGGCCGGTCCAGCACCTCAGTGGGTACCGCAGGCACCCTCGAAGCAGGGGAGAATGTCACCCTCACGATGAACGGCAATATGCCGGTCACCGAGGTGGCGCTGACCGCCGACGAGGCGGTCGGCGACCTGATGGTCATCATCGAGAGGGCTTCGATGCCGGCGGAGTATGAAGGCGAGGTCTATGCCTGTATGGAGGCCTCGCTCCGTCACGTGCCTGCAGAGCGTGTGAAGGACGTCACCATGCACTTCGGTGTCCCGACCTCATGGCTCAAGGAGCATGAGTGCACGGCAGAGGACGTTGTCATGCTGAGGTATGACGGCACCGCCTGGGAGACGCTCAAGACGACCGTACTTGGCGAGGAATACGGGCAGGCCCTCTTCTCCGCCGAGACCGACGGCTTCTCGACCTTCGCCATCGCGGTCGGCACGACCGCGTCGGCCGCCCATGGGGCAGAGGAGAACGTCACCCCGACGGTCACCCAGACCGTCACCGTGACCGAACCAGAAGAGACGGCCACGCCGGCGCAGACGCCGACCCAGAAGGCCCCGTTGCCGCTCTGGCCGGCCCTTGTCGCGGCCGGTGCCGCCGCCCTCCTGGCAAGGAAACACTAA
- a CDS encoding glycosyltransferase yields MRSLDDYHGIVSDRQIYEIYQKARGLTGKHVLCINSTYQGGGVAELLSSMVPLMNDLGVDMGWRILHGNPDFFTITKKFHNALQGAEVNLTEMKKSLYVRASEDFKVYTHIDHDCVIIHDPQPLPLVRCCRKLQPWIWRCHLDLTNPNKELWDYLKQYLLRYDLMLVSNTRYLREDLPVEQQVIHPALDPLSPKNIEIPQDLAERYLEKFGIPTDKPLITQISRFDTWKDPEGVLEVYQEVEKEVDCRLVLCGSMAADDPEGQEIFERVERKATELSTNGDVIVINSENNILVNALQRASDVVVQKSLREGFGLTVTEALWKGRPVVASAVGGIGLQITDGENGFLVDPEDISGCADRVVQVLQDEGLAKRLGKNARRTVKEKFLITRLLGDWLDVLNDVIL; encoded by the coding sequence ATGCGAAGCCTGGACGACTATCATGGGATCGTGAGCGACCGGCAGATCTACGAGATCTACCAGAAGGCCAGAGGCCTGACCGGCAAACATGTCCTCTGCATCAACTCGACCTACCAGGGGGGAGGGGTGGCCGAACTCCTCTCCTCGATGGTCCCGCTCATGAACGACCTCGGCGTCGATATGGGGTGGCGGATCCTGCATGGCAACCCCGACTTCTTCACCATCACCAAGAAGTTCCACAATGCCCTGCAGGGTGCCGAGGTGAACCTCACCGAGATGAAGAAGAGCCTGTACGTCAGGGCAAGCGAGGACTTCAAGGTCTATACCCATATCGACCACGACTGCGTCATCATCCACGACCCCCAGCCTCTCCCTCTTGTCAGGTGCTGCCGGAAATTGCAGCCCTGGATCTGGCGCTGCCACCTCGACCTCACCAACCCGAACAAAGAACTCTGGGACTATCTCAAGCAGTACCTGCTGAGATATGACCTGATGCTCGTCTCCAACACGCGGTATCTCAGAGAGGACCTTCCTGTGGAGCAGCAGGTGATCCACCCGGCCCTCGACCCGCTTTCCCCAAAGAACATCGAGATCCCCCAGGACCTGGCCGAGCGCTACCTCGAAAAATTCGGCATCCCGACCGACAAACCTCTCATCACCCAGATCTCGCGGTTCGATACCTGGAAAGACCCCGAGGGCGTCCTGGAGGTCTATCAGGAGGTCGAGAAGGAGGTGGACTGCCGGCTTGTCCTCTGTGGGAGCATGGCGGCCGACGACCCGGAGGGGCAGGAGATCTTCGAGCGGGTGGAGCGCAAGGCGACGGAGCTCAGCACCAACGGCGACGTCATCGTCATCAACAGCGAGAACAACATCCTGGTCAACGCCCTCCAGCGGGCCTCGGACGTGGTGGTGCAGAAGTCGCTGCGCGAGGGGTTCGGGCTCACGGTCACCGAGGCGCTCTGGAAGGGGCGCCCGGTCGTCGCCTCGGCGGTAGGAGGCATCGGTCTCCAGATCACCGACGGCGAGAACGGGTTCCTGGTCGACCCTGAGGATATCTCGGGGTGCGCCGACCGCGTGGTCCAGGTGCTGCAGGACGAGGGTCTGGCCAAGCGTCTGGGGAAGAACGCGAGGAGGACGGTGAAGGAGAAGTTCCTGATCACGCGGCTGCTCGGCGACTGGCTTGATGTGCTGAATGATGTGATCTTGTGA